From Tiliqua scincoides isolate rTilSci1 chromosome 2, rTilSci1.hap2, whole genome shotgun sequence, the proteins below share one genomic window:
- the DBN1 gene encoding drebrin isoform X1, producing the protein MAGVSFSANRLELLASYQDVIGEDSPTDWALYTYEDDSDNLKLASSGTGGLQELSSHFENQKVMYGFCSVKDPQATLPKYVLVNWVGEDVADARKCACASHVAKVAEFFQGVDVIVNASSVEDIDPGAIGQRLSNGLARIASPVLHRLRLREDENAQPVGTTYQKTDAAVEMKRLNREQFWEQAKKEEELRKEEERKKALDERLRFEQERMEQERQEQEEREKRYREREEQIEEHRRKQQSLEAEEAKQRLKEQSIFGEQEDHEDRQQPKKSESEVEEAAAIIAQRPENPREFFRQQERVASASSETPPPFNRTAGRLHCPFIKTPDSGPPSSSSSSSSPPRTPFPYITCHRTPNLSSFFPCSQTETHRKVSASASSPCDSSTASTPVGEQIERALDEVTQQGVLKESSSASSEETAVAPPANWAPPSIEQPVEKAEEPLGAAAWQGTEWTEPQQAGTGPTGDLTFSEAKEEPLFPEAPPPKEEPLFPEAPLPVQSEGALDLGEAFGFSQPPAPPAENILDLWQNDSTVVEPTPPDAWELQGGPPTPAPWDLHDGSPAPAAMLVEVDVPPGAPEPPSSARLTEDNLLNFNDLPEPPATFCDAEQDEEPASIIAIEGLHQMTLSYQHALQEASGASQEPQLLTNGETAQKESTQTSEGYFSQSQDEDFNQSEEPSAKAPPPVFYNKPPEIDITCWDADPVPEDEETFGGSV; encoded by the exons GGCTCTGTACACCTACGAAGATGACTCTgacaacctgaaattggcttcttCAGGAA CTGGTGGCCTGCAAGAGCTCTCCAGCCATTTTGAGAATCAGAAGGTGATGTACGGATTCTGCAGTGTCAAAGACCCCCAGGCCACCCTACCTAAATACGTTCTTGTTAACTGG GTGGGAGAGGACGTTGCTGATGCCCGCAAGTGTGCCTGTGCTAGCCATGTGGCCAAGGTTGCAGAGTTCTTCCAG GGCGTGGATGTAATTGTTAATGCTAGCAGTGTGGAAGATATTGACCCAGGAGCCATTGGACAGCGACTCTCCAACGGCCTGGCCCGTATTGCCAGCCCAGTACTGCACCGTCTTCGCCTGCGTGAGGACGAGAATGCCCAACCTGTG GGGACAACCTATCAGAAAACCGATGCAGCTGTGGAGATGAAACGACTCAACCGGGAGCAGTTTTGGGAGCAGGCCAAG AAAGAGGAGGAGCTGcgtaaggaggaggagaggaagaaagccCTGGACGAGCGGCTGCGCTTTGAGCAAGAGCGCATGGAGCAAgagaggcaggagcaggaggagcgtGAGAAGCGCTACCGGGAGCGGGAGGAGCAGATTGAGGAACACAG GCGAAAGCAGCAGAGTCTGGAGGCAGAGGAGGCCAAACAGCGGTTGAAGGAGCAATCCATCTTT GGGGAGCAGGAGGACCACGAAGACAGGCAGCAGCCCAAAAAGTCTGAGTCAGAGGTGGAG GAGGCGGCTGCCATCATTGCTCAGCGGCCCGAGAACCCCCGCGAGTTCTTCAGGCAGCAAGAGCGAGTGGCTTCAGCCAGTTCAGAGACACCCCCACCCTTCAACAGAACAG CAGGTCGTCTGCACTGTCCTTTCATAAAGACACCTGACAGTGggccgccttcctcctcctcttcctcttcctcccctccgcGGACTCCCTTTCCCTATATCACTTGCCACCGCACACCAAACCTCTCCTCCTTCTTCCCAT GCAGCCAGACGGAAACACACAGAAAGGTGTCTGCCTCCGCCAGTAGCCCCTGTGATTCCAGTACAGCCTCGACGCCTGTGGGTGAGCAGATTGAGCGGGCCCTGGATGAGGTAACGCAGCAGGGTGTATTAAAAG AGTCCTCCAGTGCAAGCAGTGAGGAGACAGCAGTGGCACCTCCTGCGAACTGGGCCCCTCCCAGCATAGAGCAACCAGTGGAGAAAGCAGAAGAGCCTCTTGGGGCAGCAGCCTGGCAGGGAACTGAGTGGACAGAGCCACAGCAAGCTGGGACTGGCCCCACGGGGGACCTGACCTTCTCAGAGGCCAAGGAGGAGCCTCTTTTCCCAGAAGCCCCGCCTCCCAAAGAAGAGCCCTTGTTCccagaagccccactgcctgtgcAGAGTGAAGGTGCCCTGGATCTGGGAGAGGCCTTTGGGTTTTCTCAGCCACCTGCTCCCCCAGCAGAGAACATCCTTGACCTGTGGCAGAATGACAGCACTGTGGTGGAGCCCACCCCTCCTGATGCCTGGGAGCTGCAGGGTGGGCCTCCCACTCCTGCCCCGTGGGACCTTCATGATGGgtctcctgcccctgctgctatGCTGGTCGAGGTGGATGTCCCCCCAGGGGCACCGGAGCCCCCATCCTCTGCAAGACTCACTGAAGATAACCTGCTGAATTTCAATGACCTGCCTGAACCCCCCGCTACCTTCTGTGATGCTGAGCAGGATGAAGAGCCAGCAAGTATCATTGCTATTGAGGGGCTGCACCAGATGACACTCAGCTATCAGCATGCCCTGCAGGAAGCCTCTGGAGCCTCCCAGGAGCCCCAGCTGCTCACCAATGGTGAGACCGCCCAAAAGGAAAGTACACAG ACCAGTGAGGGTTATTTCAGCCAGTCACAAGATGAAGACTTCAACCAATCAGAAGAACCATCTGCTAAAGCTCCTCCTCCAGTGTTCTACAACAAGCCCCCAG AGATTGATATCACCTGTTGGGATGCTGACCCAGTGCCAGAAGATGAGGAGACCTTCGGGGGCAGCGTTTAA
- the DBN1 gene encoding drebrin isoform X3 gives MAGVSFSANRLELLASYQDVIGEDSPTDWALYTYEDDSDNLKLASSGTGGLQELSSHFENQKVMYGFCSVKDPQATLPKYVLVNWVGEDVADARKCACASHVAKVAEFFQGVDVIVNASSVEDIDPGAIGQRLSNGLARIASPVLHRLRLREDENAQPVGTTYQKTDAAVEMKRLNREQFWEQAKKEEELRKEEERKKALDERLRFEQERMEQERQEQEEREKRYREREEQIEEHRRKQQSLEAEEAKQRLKEQSIFEAAAIIAQRPENPREFFRQQERVASASSETPPPFNRTAGRLHCPFIKTPDSGPPSSSSSSSSPPRTPFPYITCHRTPNLSSFFPCSQTETHRKVSASASSPCDSSTASTPVGEQIERALDEVTQQGVLKESSSASSEETAVAPPANWAPPSIEQPVEKAEEPLGAAAWQGTEWTEPQQAGTGPTGDLTFSEAKEEPLFPEAPPPKEEPLFPEAPLPVQSEGALDLGEAFGFSQPPAPPAENILDLWQNDSTVVEPTPPDAWELQGGPPTPAPWDLHDGSPAPAAMLVEVDVPPGAPEPPSSARLTEDNLLNFNDLPEPPATFCDAEQDEEPASIIAIEGLHQMTLSYQHALQEASGASQEPQLLTNGETAQKESTQTSEGYFSQSQDEDFNQSEEPSAKAPPPVFYNKPPEIDITCWDADPVPEDEETFGGSV, from the exons GGCTCTGTACACCTACGAAGATGACTCTgacaacctgaaattggcttcttCAGGAA CTGGTGGCCTGCAAGAGCTCTCCAGCCATTTTGAGAATCAGAAGGTGATGTACGGATTCTGCAGTGTCAAAGACCCCCAGGCCACCCTACCTAAATACGTTCTTGTTAACTGG GTGGGAGAGGACGTTGCTGATGCCCGCAAGTGTGCCTGTGCTAGCCATGTGGCCAAGGTTGCAGAGTTCTTCCAG GGCGTGGATGTAATTGTTAATGCTAGCAGTGTGGAAGATATTGACCCAGGAGCCATTGGACAGCGACTCTCCAACGGCCTGGCCCGTATTGCCAGCCCAGTACTGCACCGTCTTCGCCTGCGTGAGGACGAGAATGCCCAACCTGTG GGGACAACCTATCAGAAAACCGATGCAGCTGTGGAGATGAAACGACTCAACCGGGAGCAGTTTTGGGAGCAGGCCAAG AAAGAGGAGGAGCTGcgtaaggaggaggagaggaagaaagccCTGGACGAGCGGCTGCGCTTTGAGCAAGAGCGCATGGAGCAAgagaggcaggagcaggaggagcgtGAGAAGCGCTACCGGGAGCGGGAGGAGCAGATTGAGGAACACAG GCGAAAGCAGCAGAGTCTGGAGGCAGAGGAGGCCAAACAGCGGTTGAAGGAGCAATCCATCTTT GAGGCGGCTGCCATCATTGCTCAGCGGCCCGAGAACCCCCGCGAGTTCTTCAGGCAGCAAGAGCGAGTGGCTTCAGCCAGTTCAGAGACACCCCCACCCTTCAACAGAACAG CAGGTCGTCTGCACTGTCCTTTCATAAAGACACCTGACAGTGggccgccttcctcctcctcttcctcttcctcccctccgcGGACTCCCTTTCCCTATATCACTTGCCACCGCACACCAAACCTCTCCTCCTTCTTCCCAT GCAGCCAGACGGAAACACACAGAAAGGTGTCTGCCTCCGCCAGTAGCCCCTGTGATTCCAGTACAGCCTCGACGCCTGTGGGTGAGCAGATTGAGCGGGCCCTGGATGAGGTAACGCAGCAGGGTGTATTAAAAG AGTCCTCCAGTGCAAGCAGTGAGGAGACAGCAGTGGCACCTCCTGCGAACTGGGCCCCTCCCAGCATAGAGCAACCAGTGGAGAAAGCAGAAGAGCCTCTTGGGGCAGCAGCCTGGCAGGGAACTGAGTGGACAGAGCCACAGCAAGCTGGGACTGGCCCCACGGGGGACCTGACCTTCTCAGAGGCCAAGGAGGAGCCTCTTTTCCCAGAAGCCCCGCCTCCCAAAGAAGAGCCCTTGTTCccagaagccccactgcctgtgcAGAGTGAAGGTGCCCTGGATCTGGGAGAGGCCTTTGGGTTTTCTCAGCCACCTGCTCCCCCAGCAGAGAACATCCTTGACCTGTGGCAGAATGACAGCACTGTGGTGGAGCCCACCCCTCCTGATGCCTGGGAGCTGCAGGGTGGGCCTCCCACTCCTGCCCCGTGGGACCTTCATGATGGgtctcctgcccctgctgctatGCTGGTCGAGGTGGATGTCCCCCCAGGGGCACCGGAGCCCCCATCCTCTGCAAGACTCACTGAAGATAACCTGCTGAATTTCAATGACCTGCCTGAACCCCCCGCTACCTTCTGTGATGCTGAGCAGGATGAAGAGCCAGCAAGTATCATTGCTATTGAGGGGCTGCACCAGATGACACTCAGCTATCAGCATGCCCTGCAGGAAGCCTCTGGAGCCTCCCAGGAGCCCCAGCTGCTCACCAATGGTGAGACCGCCCAAAAGGAAAGTACACAG ACCAGTGAGGGTTATTTCAGCCAGTCACAAGATGAAGACTTCAACCAATCAGAAGAACCATCTGCTAAAGCTCCTCCTCCAGTGTTCTACAACAAGCCCCCAG AGATTGATATCACCTGTTGGGATGCTGACCCAGTGCCAGAAGATGAGGAGACCTTCGGGGGCAGCGTTTAA
- the DBN1 gene encoding drebrin isoform X4 yields the protein MAGVSFSANRLELLASYQDVIGEDSPTDWALYTYEDDSDNLKLASSGTGGLQELSSHFENQKVMYGFCSVKDPQATLPKYVLVNWVGEDVADARKCACASHVAKVAEFFQGVDVIVNASSVEDIDPGAIGQRLSNGLARIASPVLHRLRLREDENAQPVGTTYQKTDAAVEMKRLNREQFWEQAKKEEELRKEEERKKALDERLRFEQERMEQERQEQEEREKRYREREEQIEEHRRKQQSLEAEEAKQRLKEQSIFGEQEDHEDRQQPKKSESEVEEAAAIIAQRPENPREFFRQQERVASASSETPPPFNRTGSQTETHRKVSASASSPCDSSTASTPVGEQIERALDEVTQQGVLKESSSASSEETAVAPPANWAPPSIEQPVEKAEEPLGAAAWQGTEWTEPQQAGTGPTGDLTFSEAKEEPLFPEAPPPKEEPLFPEAPLPVQSEGALDLGEAFGFSQPPAPPAENILDLWQNDSTVVEPTPPDAWELQGGPPTPAPWDLHDGSPAPAAMLVEVDVPPGAPEPPSSARLTEDNLLNFNDLPEPPATFCDAEQDEEPASIIAIEGLHQMTLSYQHALQEASGASQEPQLLTNGETAQKESTQTSEGYFSQSQDEDFNQSEEPSAKAPPPVFYNKPPEIDITCWDADPVPEDEETFGGSV from the exons GGCTCTGTACACCTACGAAGATGACTCTgacaacctgaaattggcttcttCAGGAA CTGGTGGCCTGCAAGAGCTCTCCAGCCATTTTGAGAATCAGAAGGTGATGTACGGATTCTGCAGTGTCAAAGACCCCCAGGCCACCCTACCTAAATACGTTCTTGTTAACTGG GTGGGAGAGGACGTTGCTGATGCCCGCAAGTGTGCCTGTGCTAGCCATGTGGCCAAGGTTGCAGAGTTCTTCCAG GGCGTGGATGTAATTGTTAATGCTAGCAGTGTGGAAGATATTGACCCAGGAGCCATTGGACAGCGACTCTCCAACGGCCTGGCCCGTATTGCCAGCCCAGTACTGCACCGTCTTCGCCTGCGTGAGGACGAGAATGCCCAACCTGTG GGGACAACCTATCAGAAAACCGATGCAGCTGTGGAGATGAAACGACTCAACCGGGAGCAGTTTTGGGAGCAGGCCAAG AAAGAGGAGGAGCTGcgtaaggaggaggagaggaagaaagccCTGGACGAGCGGCTGCGCTTTGAGCAAGAGCGCATGGAGCAAgagaggcaggagcaggaggagcgtGAGAAGCGCTACCGGGAGCGGGAGGAGCAGATTGAGGAACACAG GCGAAAGCAGCAGAGTCTGGAGGCAGAGGAGGCCAAACAGCGGTTGAAGGAGCAATCCATCTTT GGGGAGCAGGAGGACCACGAAGACAGGCAGCAGCCCAAAAAGTCTGAGTCAGAGGTGGAG GAGGCGGCTGCCATCATTGCTCAGCGGCCCGAGAACCCCCGCGAGTTCTTCAGGCAGCAAGAGCGAGTGGCTTCAGCCAGTTCAGAGACACCCCCACCCTTCAACAGAACAG GCAGCCAGACGGAAACACACAGAAAGGTGTCTGCCTCCGCCAGTAGCCCCTGTGATTCCAGTACAGCCTCGACGCCTGTGGGTGAGCAGATTGAGCGGGCCCTGGATGAGGTAACGCAGCAGGGTGTATTAAAAG AGTCCTCCAGTGCAAGCAGTGAGGAGACAGCAGTGGCACCTCCTGCGAACTGGGCCCCTCCCAGCATAGAGCAACCAGTGGAGAAAGCAGAAGAGCCTCTTGGGGCAGCAGCCTGGCAGGGAACTGAGTGGACAGAGCCACAGCAAGCTGGGACTGGCCCCACGGGGGACCTGACCTTCTCAGAGGCCAAGGAGGAGCCTCTTTTCCCAGAAGCCCCGCCTCCCAAAGAAGAGCCCTTGTTCccagaagccccactgcctgtgcAGAGTGAAGGTGCCCTGGATCTGGGAGAGGCCTTTGGGTTTTCTCAGCCACCTGCTCCCCCAGCAGAGAACATCCTTGACCTGTGGCAGAATGACAGCACTGTGGTGGAGCCCACCCCTCCTGATGCCTGGGAGCTGCAGGGTGGGCCTCCCACTCCTGCCCCGTGGGACCTTCATGATGGgtctcctgcccctgctgctatGCTGGTCGAGGTGGATGTCCCCCCAGGGGCACCGGAGCCCCCATCCTCTGCAAGACTCACTGAAGATAACCTGCTGAATTTCAATGACCTGCCTGAACCCCCCGCTACCTTCTGTGATGCTGAGCAGGATGAAGAGCCAGCAAGTATCATTGCTATTGAGGGGCTGCACCAGATGACACTCAGCTATCAGCATGCCCTGCAGGAAGCCTCTGGAGCCTCCCAGGAGCCCCAGCTGCTCACCAATGGTGAGACCGCCCAAAAGGAAAGTACACAG ACCAGTGAGGGTTATTTCAGCCAGTCACAAGATGAAGACTTCAACCAATCAGAAGAACCATCTGCTAAAGCTCCTCCTCCAGTGTTCTACAACAAGCCCCCAG AGATTGATATCACCTGTTGGGATGCTGACCCAGTGCCAGAAGATGAGGAGACCTTCGGGGGCAGCGTTTAA
- the PRR7 gene encoding proline-rich protein 7, which yields MVMSHGTYTFLTCFAGFWLIWGLIVLLCCFCSYLRRRMKRRQEERLREQHLRTLEMEPLHYEGYGGPPYGGSNYGGGYMRSPPGIAVPHRLRIEPHRPHLPPPRPWSCRHEPDPSKPPCYEEAVLMAEPPPPYSEVLTDTRGLYRKINTPFLSHEPPEKQEQPPSYKPLFLDRGYGSALHLPSSASRGSTCTNLYLESEHSQRIFPSWTDSELSTRDSYEPGPWHLPVSMPLFGRTTAV from the exons ATGGTGATGTCCCACGGCACCTACACCTTCCTCACCTGCTTTGCTGGTTTCTGGCTTATCTGGGGGCTCATTGTGTTGCTATGTTGCTTCTGCAGCTACCTGCGGCGACGCATGAAAAGGCGGCAGGAGGAGCGGCTGCGAGAGCAGCACCTGCGCACCCTGGAGATGGAGCCCCTGCACTATGAGGGGTATGGGGGACCTCCCTATGGGGGTTCTAACTATGGAGGTGGTTATATGAGAAGTCCACCAGGCATTGCTGTGCCCCACCGACTCCGCATTGAGCCACAtcgcccccacctcccacctccaagGCCTTGGAGCTGCAGGCATG AACCAGATCCATCAAAACCTCCTTGCTATGAGGAAGCCGTTCTGATGGCGGAGCCCCCACCACCTTACAGCGAAGTGCTGACAGACACACGGGGCTTGTACCGCAAGATCAACACCCCGTTCCTGAGTCATGAGCCACCAGAGAAACAGGAGCAGCCACCCAGCTATAAGCCGCTTTTCCTGGACCGGGGCTATGGCTCAGCCCTTCATCTGCCAAGCTCTGCCAGCCGGGGTTCCACCTGCACCAACCTCTACCTGGAGTCAGAGCACTCGCAGCGCATCTTCCCCAGCTGGACAGATTCAGAACTCAGCACCAGAGACAGCTACGAGCCTGGGCCCTGGCACCTGCCTGTCTCGATGCCTTTGTTTGGCAGGACTACGGCAGTTTAG
- the DBN1 gene encoding drebrin isoform X2, producing the protein MAGVSFSANRLELLASYQDVIGEDSPTDWALYTYEDDSDNLKLASSGTGGLQELSSHFENQKVMYGFCSVKDPQATLPKYVLVNWVGEDVADARKCACASHVAKVAEFFQGVDVIVNASSVEDIDPGAIGQRLSNGLARIASPVLHRLRLREDENAQPVGTTYQKTDAAVEMKRLNREQFWEQAKKEEELRKEEERKKALDERLRFEQERMEQERQEQEEREKRYREREEQIEEHRRKQQSLEAEEAKQRLKEQSIFGEQEDHEDRQQPKKSESEVEEAAAIIAQRPENPREFFRQQERVASASSETPPPFNRTGRLHCPFIKTPDSGPPSSSSSSSSPPRTPFPYITCHRTPNLSSFFPCSQTETHRKVSASASSPCDSSTASTPVGEQIERALDEVTQQGVLKESSSASSEETAVAPPANWAPPSIEQPVEKAEEPLGAAAWQGTEWTEPQQAGTGPTGDLTFSEAKEEPLFPEAPPPKEEPLFPEAPLPVQSEGALDLGEAFGFSQPPAPPAENILDLWQNDSTVVEPTPPDAWELQGGPPTPAPWDLHDGSPAPAAMLVEVDVPPGAPEPPSSARLTEDNLLNFNDLPEPPATFCDAEQDEEPASIIAIEGLHQMTLSYQHALQEASGASQEPQLLTNGETAQKESTQTSEGYFSQSQDEDFNQSEEPSAKAPPPVFYNKPPEIDITCWDADPVPEDEETFGGSV; encoded by the exons GGCTCTGTACACCTACGAAGATGACTCTgacaacctgaaattggcttcttCAGGAA CTGGTGGCCTGCAAGAGCTCTCCAGCCATTTTGAGAATCAGAAGGTGATGTACGGATTCTGCAGTGTCAAAGACCCCCAGGCCACCCTACCTAAATACGTTCTTGTTAACTGG GTGGGAGAGGACGTTGCTGATGCCCGCAAGTGTGCCTGTGCTAGCCATGTGGCCAAGGTTGCAGAGTTCTTCCAG GGCGTGGATGTAATTGTTAATGCTAGCAGTGTGGAAGATATTGACCCAGGAGCCATTGGACAGCGACTCTCCAACGGCCTGGCCCGTATTGCCAGCCCAGTACTGCACCGTCTTCGCCTGCGTGAGGACGAGAATGCCCAACCTGTG GGGACAACCTATCAGAAAACCGATGCAGCTGTGGAGATGAAACGACTCAACCGGGAGCAGTTTTGGGAGCAGGCCAAG AAAGAGGAGGAGCTGcgtaaggaggaggagaggaagaaagccCTGGACGAGCGGCTGCGCTTTGAGCAAGAGCGCATGGAGCAAgagaggcaggagcaggaggagcgtGAGAAGCGCTACCGGGAGCGGGAGGAGCAGATTGAGGAACACAG GCGAAAGCAGCAGAGTCTGGAGGCAGAGGAGGCCAAACAGCGGTTGAAGGAGCAATCCATCTTT GGGGAGCAGGAGGACCACGAAGACAGGCAGCAGCCCAAAAAGTCTGAGTCAGAGGTGGAG GAGGCGGCTGCCATCATTGCTCAGCGGCCCGAGAACCCCCGCGAGTTCTTCAGGCAGCAAGAGCGAGTGGCTTCAGCCAGTTCAGAGACACCCCCACCCTTCAACAGAACAG GTCGTCTGCACTGTCCTTTCATAAAGACACCTGACAGTGggccgccttcctcctcctcttcctcttcctcccctccgcGGACTCCCTTTCCCTATATCACTTGCCACCGCACACCAAACCTCTCCTCCTTCTTCCCAT GCAGCCAGACGGAAACACACAGAAAGGTGTCTGCCTCCGCCAGTAGCCCCTGTGATTCCAGTACAGCCTCGACGCCTGTGGGTGAGCAGATTGAGCGGGCCCTGGATGAGGTAACGCAGCAGGGTGTATTAAAAG AGTCCTCCAGTGCAAGCAGTGAGGAGACAGCAGTGGCACCTCCTGCGAACTGGGCCCCTCCCAGCATAGAGCAACCAGTGGAGAAAGCAGAAGAGCCTCTTGGGGCAGCAGCCTGGCAGGGAACTGAGTGGACAGAGCCACAGCAAGCTGGGACTGGCCCCACGGGGGACCTGACCTTCTCAGAGGCCAAGGAGGAGCCTCTTTTCCCAGAAGCCCCGCCTCCCAAAGAAGAGCCCTTGTTCccagaagccccactgcctgtgcAGAGTGAAGGTGCCCTGGATCTGGGAGAGGCCTTTGGGTTTTCTCAGCCACCTGCTCCCCCAGCAGAGAACATCCTTGACCTGTGGCAGAATGACAGCACTGTGGTGGAGCCCACCCCTCCTGATGCCTGGGAGCTGCAGGGTGGGCCTCCCACTCCTGCCCCGTGGGACCTTCATGATGGgtctcctgcccctgctgctatGCTGGTCGAGGTGGATGTCCCCCCAGGGGCACCGGAGCCCCCATCCTCTGCAAGACTCACTGAAGATAACCTGCTGAATTTCAATGACCTGCCTGAACCCCCCGCTACCTTCTGTGATGCTGAGCAGGATGAAGAGCCAGCAAGTATCATTGCTATTGAGGGGCTGCACCAGATGACACTCAGCTATCAGCATGCCCTGCAGGAAGCCTCTGGAGCCTCCCAGGAGCCCCAGCTGCTCACCAATGGTGAGACCGCCCAAAAGGAAAGTACACAG ACCAGTGAGGGTTATTTCAGCCAGTCACAAGATGAAGACTTCAACCAATCAGAAGAACCATCTGCTAAAGCTCCTCCTCCAGTGTTCTACAACAAGCCCCCAG AGATTGATATCACCTGTTGGGATGCTGACCCAGTGCCAGAAGATGAGGAGACCTTCGGGGGCAGCGTTTAA